The DNA segment AATCAGATGTGATGCCCGTTCTTGAAATCGGGGGACATGCCGTACATATTCCATATCATACTACCTGGGCACATGAGCAGATTGACCATACCCTGGAACATGATAACTTTTATCAGGTCAAAGCATTGGCCGAGATTTTACCACAATTATTATAATGAAACAAATTTTAGATTTAAACGGCTGGGCAAGAAAAGAACATTTTCATTTCTTTAAACAATTTGATGAACCTTTTTTTGGTGTCACCGTAAATATAGATTGTACCCTCGCTTATGCTTCAGCAAAGGCAAAAGGGATTCCATTTTTCTTGTATTACCTACATAAATCGTTGACTGCAGCAAACCAAATCGCTGCTTTCCGATACCGGATTGTGGAAGATCAGGTTTGGATTTACGATAAAGTGGATGTATCGTCTACGGTAGACCGTCCGGATGGAACTTTTGGCTTTTCATAACAAATGGAAGCGTTCTGGCAATACATCAAAAGCTATACCGCAATTTCTGAGGCTGCGCAAAATGCCTGGCAGCAGCTATTACAGGAAAAGACCATCAGTAAAGGAGAATACTTCCTGATGGAAGGGAGTATTCCTAAAAGGATCGCTTTTGTAAAAAAAGGGCTTTTCTCTTATTACTACACCGACCAAGACGGCGCAACCGTGATCAAAAAGTTCTTTCCTGAGCAAACATTGGTTGCCTCCACCAGTGCGATGTTACTGCAGCAGCCCAGCTTATTTACCATACAGGCGCTGGAAGAAACGGAAATTATCAGTTATGGTTTTGAGGGATTCCGGGAGTTGACACTGGAATACCCCGATATTGCAGGTTTTTACATTCATTATATGGAGCAGCATTGGATCATCGAAAAGGAAATCGGTGAGATCAGCCTTAAATATCAAACTGCCAAACAAAGGTATCTGGATTTCAAGGAAAATAATGCAGCGTTGTTTGCCCGCCTAAAGCAACACCATATGGCTTCTTATTTGGGGGTTACCCCAACACAGCTGAGCCGAATCAGGGCAGTATTATAAATTATATCAACATAGGTAAAGGGGAAGCTCATAAATATGAGCTTTCTTTGCGGCGGAATGAAAAACAATATTATCAAAGGAAGTATTCTGGTTGCCTTGGGATCATCCAGCTATGGCATGCTGGCCACGTTTGTGAAAATGGCTTATAAAGAACATTACACCACCGCCGAAGTCACCATTTCTCAATTCACCTTAGGCGTAATTGGTCTGTTGCTATTGAGCATGTTTTCAAAAAAGACGCCTCAGGTGATAACTGCAGTTCCCAAATGGAAAAGCATTACCAAACTGATGGCAGCCGGAACCTCGATGGGATTAACCAGTGTTTTTTATTACCTGTCTGTACAATATATTCCCGTAAGTGTAGGTATTGTTTTGTTAATGCAAACGGTCTGGATGGGTGTCATTCTGGAGATGATCATGCATAAGAAGCTTCCCGGGACACGGAAGGTCATTGCTGTGCTGATCATTCTGGCAGGAACCGTCCTGGCGACCAATCTTTGGGGCGCAGAGATTGCCATAGACTGGCGTGGAATTGGTTGGGGTATGCTGGCTGCAATGGCTTATACGGTGGCAGTGTATGCTTCCAATGGAATCGCCCTGCATTTACCTTCTATCAGGAGAAGCCTATACCTTGTTCTCGGCGGATTGATCGTCATTCTATGTATTTTCCATTCTTCTCTGACCGCAGATTTCGGCTTTAGCATCTTTTGGCGATGGGCGATTGTGCTTTCTTTATTTGGCACCATTTTACCCCCACTGCTATTCACGATGGGAATGCCACTCACCGGAGTGGGATTAGGTACCATTATTGCCGCAGTAGAGATTCCGGTATCTGTAATGATGGCGCACCTCCTCTTAAAGGAACCTGTTAACGTGTTCCAATGGCTGGGAATTGCACTCATTCTGGCTGCAGTGGTGCTCATGAATATCGAGAAACCAAAGCAGGCAGAAATAGCGGTATAGGTTATCTGTTTTTCTTTAACTGATCCAGGCGGGTCTTTTGTTCATTAATTCTGTTTTCCAGGTATTGACGTCTTTCTTCATCATGGGTTTCATCGGTTGAAGGATGTTCATCTACCCAGATCTGATATTGTTGTTCCTGGTGGTCTGTATGAATTTTCAGTTTATTTTCCAGGGCCGCCCTTTTGGCCTTCAGATCAGCAAGCGTCACTACCCAATCCTGTTTTTCCGAAGCGCTTGCTGATTCGACACTGATTTCTGCCATTTTAATATCCGCATTTAGCCTATCGAGCTCTGTCTTTGCAGGAACAAAGACCTTTTCCTCTAAACTAAACCGCTTCAGGTCTGTACTGAGTGGTAACAAAACCGTATCCACAGGTGTTTCCCAATTCTCCCAAACATGGGCAATCAAGACTGATTTGCCGTTAGGAATATTTGCAGAAACCTGATCCAGATAATCTGACACCCCTTCGGCTTTTAGTGTTTCTCCTGCAGAGCCCGCAATCATTCCTCCTGCCAGTCCGACAATAAAGCCCAATGGTCCTGCTAAAAGGCCAACCAGTCCGCCAATCAATCCTCCGCCAATCACCCTCGCTCCTTCTGATTCATTTTTGGCTGACCGGATATTCACCTTCCCATCTCCATCTCGGGTCAAAACATAAGTTTCTCCTACAGAAACATCTTTTGTAAGGTGAAGTTCCTGTAATGCCTGTAGTCCTTTGAATGCCTCCACTTCAGAATTGAATAAGGCCTGAATCATTTTTTCCATGAGTATCGTTTTTGATCTTGTACTTTTCTATACTACAAACCAGCAGATATTTTGTTTTCAGTAACCAGGGCGATCATTTTAGGAACAGCAATTTTAAGAGTCCGCTTTTATCGATATTAAACTTATTTGTTCCTGGTGTGTTTATACTTCAGATCAATTTAAATCGTATAGCTATGAAAAGTCCAGGAAATAAAACGGAACAAAAAGAACTTAAGGAAGTCACAAAGAAAGCAAAGGGCGCTGAACCGGAAAATGCAACTTCCGCAAAAGATGCGAAGAAAGTGGTTACCCATAAAAAGAAAAGCGCAAAATAAGACAAAATATTCATCGGAAAATATGCTTCCGGAAGAGGTCGGGTTCGCAGGCAGACAGGGTTATTGGTCTGCCTGCTTCATTACCAGTACTTTCGATTTAGATTTTCTTACATTTCGTATTGTTTCTATCACAATCTTTCTTAAATTGACTAAAATTTTCATTAAAGCTCTTAGTAAGATTATTTATTTTTTTAACGATGGATATAGACCCTGTAGACAATATTGTCAATTATAAAGTGGGAATCATTTATTGGAATCCCGCAGATTCAAGATTAATCGTACCCAAACGCGAAAGGTCAATGGGTTACACTTTAAATTTTGCCCATAGACTTAACATTCTGATATTAGTGGTCATTACGGCGCTTGTAATTTATACGGCGATGTATCTCCAATAGACAGGAAATGAAAATCATTCAGTCCAGCACAATTAATCCGGTTCAGAAGAAAGCGATCCATGATCTGTGGAATAAAGAATATCCCGCCAAACTAAAACACGGAGAATTAAAAGAGCTGGATGATTACCTGAGCGGTCTTGCCGATGTGGAGTATCACCTGCTGACTGGTCCTTCCGAAGAAGTAGTGGGCTGGGCTCTACGGTTCACGAGAAATAACCAACCCTGGTTTGCGATTGTAGTAGACAGCAATTTACATGGACAAGGTCATGGCCGTCGTCTGCTGGAAGAAATGAAGAAGAACACAGCCGAACTGAATGGCTGGGTGATCGATCATAACAAAGACCTGAAAGAAAACGGAGAATACTACCGGTCTCCATTAGGCTTTTACCTGAAAAATGAATTCATCATTCTTCCGGAAACCAGACTTGAACTGGAAAAAATGTCGGCGGTAGCCATCCGCTGGATCAATAAAAAATAATCAGGCTCTGGTTTCTTCAAAGAAATAGATGATCAGCATCATTGCTTTATCTTTCCCTATATTCCTTGGCGTATGAGAAAGGCGTCCATCAAAAAGAAGGGAATCTCCTGCCGACAATTCGATCTCCTGATCGTCAAAGATATATTTGATATTTCCAGCCAGAATATATTTGTACTCGAAGGCTTCGGTAGTCACCATTGGTCTGGTCGCGTCAGGTTCCAGTTCCAGCAGGACAATATCTACGGTAGAATTCTTGATCGACTTGGTCAGAATCCGCTGGTATAGAAATCCCAGTGCCTGTTCTTTTTCAAAAGACTCATATTCTGCTTTTCTTTTCACCACCACCGGGGCTTTGTTCGAACTCGCAGAGATGTCTTTAAAAAACTGGTTCAGGTCAACGTCAAGGGATTTGATAATGTCTATCAGCACCATCAAAGAAGGTACAGTACGGTTGTTTTCAATTTGTGAAATCAGACCTTTACTTACGCCTGCCCGATCCGCCAATTCCTGAATGGTGATGCCTCTTTCTTTTCTTATTTCTTTTATCCGGTAACTGATCTTCAGGATTACATCCTCTTCCATAGTTTTTTTTCTTGTCCAAAAATAATCAATTTACAGCCGCATCACCATTCTATTTAAACTAATTTGTGTTAACAGAGCCCGGTTCCTTTTGTTTTGTCAGATAATAAACAGGAATCCCGGCCAGCATGATCACTACACCCCATCCACAGGTGCTGATTCGCGTGATCAGCAGAGACACACAGAATACAGTTGCGAAGATGATGTATAACAATGGCAATATTGGGTATCCAAAAGCTTTATATGGACGTTCGGCATTCGGCATTTTCTTTCTCAGGATAAAAATTCCGACAATCGTCAGGATATAGAAAATCATCACAATGATCATCACAAAATCCAGTAAAGCACCATATTTTCCGGTAAGACATAGGGCTGAGGCCCAGAAACACTGAATCCATAAGGCCCAGGCCGGTACACTTGCTTTGTTTAAATTGGCCGCTTTCTTAAAGAAAAGACCATCTTTTGCCATGGTATAATATACCCTTGCCCCTGCCATGATCAATCCGTTATTACAGGCGAAAGTAGAGATCATGATCATAACCGCAATGATAATCGTTCCTGCATTTCCGAAAATATGTTGGGCAGCAACTACCGCAACACGGTCAGACTTTGCCGTAGCTATGTCGTTTAAAGGAATCACGGCAACATACATTAAGTTCGCAAGGATGTAGATAACACTTACAATAAAGGTTCCCAGGAACAGGCTAAGCCCTACGTTACGTTCCGGTTTTTTGATTTCCCCGGCAATGAAGGTTACGCCATTCCAGGCATCACTGGAAAATAAAGAGCCCACAAGGGAGGCAGAAACGGCTGCGAAAAGTACAGAACCTCCAACCGTCATCCAGGAGCCGCTTTCTACGTTAAAAGATCTGGTGCTCCAGGCATCTGCCCAGTTGGCATTCCAGATTTCTGATTTGGCACCCAGGGTAAAGCCAAATATGATCAGTCCGAAAAGAGATAAAATTTTGATAATGGTTAGAAAAGTCTGCAAGGTTTTGCTGTCTTTCACCCCACGGCTATTGATGTAACTCAGCAGGATAATGGTCAGAATAGACACAATTTGTGCCGCGCTTAAAGAGAAAAATTCCGGTGCTCCGGCTGCATCCGTCCCGATCTTTAGCTGCCAAAGGATGTTTGTTTCACTCAGGGGTTCATAAAG comes from the Pedobacter sp. FW305-3-2-15-E-R2A2 genome and includes:
- a CDS encoding DMT family transporter, whose protein sequence is MKNNIIKGSILVALGSSSYGMLATFVKMAYKEHYTTAEVTISQFTLGVIGLLLLSMFSKKTPQVITAVPKWKSITKLMAAGTSMGLTSVFYYLSVQYIPVSVGIVLLMQTVWMGVILEMIMHKKLPGTRKVIAVLIILAGTVLATNLWGAEIAIDWRGIGWGMLAAMAYTVAVYASNGIALHLPSIRRSLYLVLGGLIVILCIFHSSLTADFGFSIFWRWAIVLSLFGTILPPLLFTMGMPLTGVGLGTIIAAVEIPVSVMMAHLLLKEPVNVFQWLGIALILAAVVLMNIEKPKQAEIAV
- a CDS encoding GNAT family N-acetyltransferase codes for the protein MKIIQSSTINPVQKKAIHDLWNKEYPAKLKHGELKELDDYLSGLADVEYHLLTGPSEEVVGWALRFTRNNQPWFAIVVDSNLHGQGHGRRLLEEMKKNTAELNGWVIDHNKDLKENGEYYRSPLGFYLKNEFIILPETRLELEKMSAVAIRWINKK
- a CDS encoding XRE family transcriptional regulator, encoding MEEDVILKISYRIKEIRKERGITIQELADRAGVSKGLISQIENNRTVPSLMVLIDIIKSLDVDLNQFFKDISASSNKAPVVVKRKAEYESFEKEQALGFLYQRILTKSIKNSTVDIVLLELEPDATRPMVTTEAFEYKYILAGNIKYIFDDQEIELSAGDSLLFDGRLSHTPRNIGKDKAMMLIIYFFEETRA
- a CDS encoding amino acid permease, with the translated sequence MEKENQDGSFKRELGLLDGTMLVVGSMIGSGIFIVSADITRQVGSAGWLILIWVITGLVTVIAAVSYGELSAMFPKAGGQYVYLKESYNKLIAFLYGWSFFAVIQTGTIAAVGVAFSKFAAYLYEPLSETNILWQLKIGTDAAGAPEFFSLSAAQIVSILTIILLSYINSRGVKDSKTLQTFLTIIKILSLFGLIIFGFTLGAKSEIWNANWADAWSTRSFNVESGSWMTVGGSVLFAAVSASLVGSLFSSDAWNGVTFIAGEIKKPERNVGLSLFLGTFIVSVIYILANLMYVAVIPLNDIATAKSDRVAVVAAQHIFGNAGTIIIAVMIMISTFACNNGLIMAGARVYYTMAKDGLFFKKAANLNKASVPAWALWIQCFWASALCLTGKYGALLDFVMIIVMIFYILTIVGIFILRKKMPNAERPYKAFGYPILPLLYIIFATVFCVSLLITRISTCGWGVVIMLAGIPVYYLTKQKEPGSVNTN
- a CDS encoding DUF5808 domain-containing protein — its product is MDIDPVDNIVNYKVGIIYWNPADSRLIVPKRERSMGYTLNFAHRLNILILVVITALVIYTAMYLQ
- a CDS encoding Crp/Fnr family transcriptional regulator encodes the protein MEAFWQYIKSYTAISEAAQNAWQQLLQEKTISKGEYFLMEGSIPKRIAFVKKGLFSYYYTDQDGATVIKKFFPEQTLVASTSAMLLQQPSLFTIQALEETEIISYGFEGFRELTLEYPDIAGFYIHYMEQHWIIEKEIGEISLKYQTAKQRYLDFKENNAALFARLKQHHMASYLGVTPTQLSRIRAVL
- a CDS encoding CatA-like O-acetyltransferase, with product MKQILDLNGWARKEHFHFFKQFDEPFFGVTVNIDCTLAYASAKAKGIPFFLYYLHKSLTAANQIAAFRYRIVEDQVWIYDKVDVSSTVDRPDGTFGFS